Within Streptomyces roseirectus, the genomic segment CCGTGAGGATGCTGTGATCCCCACCGGGCAGCACCTGCCGACTGACGCACGCGAACCGGGCCGCCGCCCCGGGCAGACCGGGCAGCCCCCGCTCCAACGGAACGAGGGACGCCTCGGCCGCAGCCCTGTCCCGCCCCGCGAACTCCCGTGCCACAGCAGCCTGTTCATCACCGAGGACGTTGACGAGGAACCGGTCCGCCCGCGTGAACACCTCATGCGCACGCGAGGACCTGTCCACACACACCAGCAGCAACGGCGGCTCGGCGGACAGACTGCACACCGCGCTCGCCGTGAACGCCCGCGCCCGCCCCTCCCCGTCCCACGCGGTCACCACCGTCACCGGCGCCGCGAGCCGCGCCATCGCCTCCCGGAACAACTCCGGCGTCACCGGTTCGGCCTCCGGGACGTCGAACAGGGCGCCCCTGACCCGCTCGGCGACGGCGTCCGCGTGACTCTCCATGACGTCCCCTTCGAGTTCGACCTGCGACACCGGGCCGGTGGTCAACTCCGCCCACAGATCCACGTCCCGGACCGACACCGCCACCTCCTCACCGCCCGTCACGACGGTCACGGGACAGGCCAACCGGGGCTCAGACTCACCGGCGTCCCGCTGCGGCGGCCGACTCTCCGCCACGAACAGATGCCGGGGCCCCGGGCCCCCGTCCCGCACCAGCCGCCGCGCCACCTCGTACGCCGGCAGCCCACCGCCCCCGTGCCCGAACAAGGCGTACGCCCCCTCCCCGACCCGCTCCGCGATCCACCCGGCGACGTCACCCACGCTCTCCTCAAAACTCCGCCCCGCCCCCTTCCCCCGCCCGACCACGACAGCGTCGATCTCCAACGGCAGCGCGGCGAGAAGAGGCCGGAAGACCAGAGGGGAGCCGCCGACAGGGGGAAGACAGAACAGGGTGACGGGGGTGAGGTCAGGGTTCGCGGCAAGCTCGGCCGCGGTCGAAGCAGACGCCGGAGCCGGGCCCTCGGCCGACACCGGCAGATCCCCCACCGTCTCCGCCCACTCATCCGCGACAGCCGTCAACACCCGCACCAGCACCTCCACCAACCCCCGAGCCGTCGCCTCGTCATACAGCCCGGTGTCGTACTGGAGCCGCAGGGCAAGCCCCGTACGACTCCTCGTGGCGGTCAGCATCAGTTCGAGGGGGACGCAGGCGCCGGTGTCCTCGACGGCCTCGGTCCGCAGCCCCGGCAGGGTGAGGCCGAGGAGGGGTTCGTCGCCGAAGTCGACGGAGACCGGCGTGAGGGATCGCGGCTCGCCCGGATGCGGGGTGAGCCCGGCGAGGAGGGCGTCGAGGGGCGCGGCGGCGCGCTCACCGGCGTCCAGGAGGGCGTCCCGCGTCGCGCGGACGGCCTCGTCGAGCGGAGTCGCGTCCGTGAGGGAGACCCGCAGCGGCAGCACGGCCGCGAGGGAGCCGACGACGTCCTGCGCCTGCGGCTCGCGCTGCCCGAACGTCGTCGCCAGCAGGAACTCGTCCTGCCCGCACACCCCGCGCAGCACCGCCTGCCAGCCGGTGCACAGCGTCGCGAAGAGGGTGACCCGGTGCCGGCCGCTCCAGGACTGGAGCCGCGCGGTGTCGGCCGCGTCGAGCCGGACGGTGACGGCGGCCCCCGGCCCCCGGAACTGCCCGCCGCGCGGCCGGTCGGTGGGCAGCCGCAGCACCGGCGGCACCTCCCCCAGGTGCTCACGCCACCACGCGACGTCCCCGTCGCGCCCGGCGGTCACCGTGAGCGACAGATTCGTCCCGGCGGGCCCGGAAAACTCCGGCACCCGCCCCTCGCGCACCGCCCGGTACGCCTCCCCCAGATCCCGCGTCACCAGCCGCACCGCGTGCCCGTCGAGCGCGATGCGGTGCGTGCCGAGGACGAGCAGGTGATCGTCGTCCCCGAGCCGGACGACGGTGACGGTGAACAGGGGGCCGTGCGCGAGGTCGTGCGCGTCCTCCCGTACTGCGCGGATGATGTCGGACGGGTCGACCTGGACCGTGTCGGACGGGTCCTGTCCGCGCGCGTCGGTGACGGTCACGCCCACCGGCGCGGGCGGCAGCACGACCTGCCGCAGCGTCTCCCCGTCCGCGTCGCCCTCCTCCGCCCGGAAGACGGTCCGCAGCCCGTCGTGCCGGTGGACGACCGCCTCGACGGCCGTCCGCAACGCCGTCAGGTCCAGCGGGCCTCGGAGGCGGACCGCGCGGGCCTCG encodes:
- a CDS encoding LLM class flavin-dependent oxidoreductase produces the protein MNDRTPDDRPAEPGSAVERLAVPGQHAEDEVEIPRHIQAPAPRPGLRPAHRRRPAPDFSLSFSGGHHQDPGYGLLVEAARYADTHGFHGLWLPERHLHSSGGLFPNPLVLAAALARETHRVRINTVVLPPHDPVRIAGEWSMADSLSGGRIGIGIGVDGACGERLEQIRALWRGGRRAGDVSRVPRPVQPDPPVFLAVGDDRAGYEEAARAGLGVVTEMTDQSVERFAEDVAHYRATRERYGFDPDAGRVVVVLSACPGTGLALIDALAEAGADELAALVDLGVTPEQLRAVLGELDVLRRRYHEDVPQRTTQRAPQRAAPAQYTEHSAPATPVQRRLWLAARRLGAAAHNEARAVRLRGPLDLTALRTAVEAVVHRHDGLRTVFRAEEGDADGETLRQVVLPPAPVGVTVTDARGQDPSDTVQVDPSDIIRAVREDAHDLAHGPLFTVTVVRLGDDDHLLVLGTHRIALDGHAVRLVTRDLGEAYRAVREGRVPEFSGPAGTNLSLTVTAGRDGDVAWWREHLGEVPPVLRLPTDRPRGGQFRGPGAAVTVRLDAADTARLQSWSGRHRVTLFATLCTGWQAVLRGVCGQDEFLLATTFGQREPQAQDVVGSLAAVLPLRVSLTDATPLDEAVRATRDALLDAGERAAAPLDALLAGLTPHPGEPRSLTPVSVDFGDEPLLGLTLPGLRTEAVEDTGACVPLELMLTATRSRTGLALRLQYDTGLYDEATARGLVEVLVRVLTAVADEWAETVGDLPVSAEGPAPASASTAAELAANPDLTPVTLFCLPPVGGSPLVFRPLLAALPLEIDAVVVGRGKGAGRSFEESVGDVAGWIAERVGEGAYALFGHGGGGLPAYEVARRLVRDGGPGPRHLFVAESRPPQRDAGESEPRLACPVTVVTGGEEVAVSVRDVDLWAELTTGPVSQVELEGDVMESHADAVAERVRGALFDVPEAEPVTPELFREAMARLAAPVTVVTAWDGEGRARAFTASAVCSLSAEPPLLLVCVDRSSRAHEVFTRADRFLVNVLGDEQAAVAREFAGRDRAAAEASLVPLERGLPGLPGAAARFACVSRQVLPGGDHSILTGRIEAVALSDAPALVHFRRGWHRAVALPPEEQP